In Humulus lupulus chromosome 6, drHumLupu1.1, whole genome shotgun sequence, a single genomic region encodes these proteins:
- the LOC133784453 gene encoding xyloglucan endotransglucosylase/hydrolase protein 24-like, translating to MKINQTVLVVLFLTLSSSSIGVFGGNLFDDLHCSWGNGRSKIVNNGQLLSVTLDKVSGSGFESNGKYLFARIDMLIKLVSGNSAGTVTAFFLSSKGKGHDEIDFEFLGNVSGQPYTVHTNVFCNGEGKREQQFRLWFDPTADFHKYSILWSPHHIVWLVDETPIREFKNLESKGVPFPKNKAMKLYSSLWEADNWATRGGLVKIDWSKAPFKAFFKEFRAEKYNCDWSKGYPSCTPPSRSIFSFWTSPDKFFKTLDHGAMGKLNRVKQNNMIYNYCKDFKRFPNGLPKECQYN from the exons ATGAAGATCAACCAAACAGTTTTGGTGGTTTTATTTCTTACTCTTAGCTCTTCTTCCATCGGTGTCTTCGGTGGTAATCTGTTCGATGATCTCCACTGCTCATGGGGGAATGGTCGCTCTAAGATAGTCAACAATGGCCAGCTTCTTAGCGTCACGCTTGACAAAGTTTCAGGCTCAGGCTTCGAGTCAAATGGCAAATATCTCTTCGCCAGGATCGACATGCTAATCAAGCTCGTCTCTGGAAACTCAGCTGGAACTGTCACAGCCTTCTTC TTATCTTCCAAAGGAAAAGGGCACGATGAGATAGACTTTGAATTCTTGGGGAACGTCAGTGGCCAACCCTACACAGTTCACACCAATGTGTTTTGCAATGGAGAAGGTAAAAGAGAGCAGCAATTCCGTCTTTGGTTTGACCCCACTGCTGATTTTCACAAATACTCCATTCTCTGGAGTCCTCATCACATTGT GTGGTTAGTTGATGAAACTCCAATCAGAGAATTCAAGAACCTGGAGAGTAAGGGCGTTCCCTTCCCCAAAAACAAGGCCATGAAGCTTTACTCAAGCCTGTGGGAAGCTGATAATTGGGCCACAAGAGGTGGTTTGGTGAAGATAGATTGGTCAAAAGCACCTTTCAAGGCCTTCTTCAAGGAATTCAGAGCAGAGAAATATAACTGTGACTGGTCTAAAGGCTATCCTTCTTGCACACCACCTTCCAGATCTATATTTTCTTTCTGGACTAGTCCTGATAAGTTCTTCAAAACGCTTGATCATGGAGCTATGGGAAAGTTGAACCGGGTTAAGCAGAACAATATGATCTACAATTACTGCAAAGATTTCAAACGATTCCCTAATGGCCTTCCCAAGGAATGTCAATACAACTAG